From one Verrucomicrobiota bacterium genomic stretch:
- the nusG gene encoding transcription termination/antitermination protein NusG, with protein MQDSRWYALQVYSNQEAKVKLYLDKFAEHEGVAIEEVLVPSEKVIEIKNGKKYHRTKKFYPGYVFIKMKLYDDHDQLLQSQWYFVRNAQGVLNFVGGDKPVPLREDEVKRILAQAKAAETAAPVRRVAFEVGDKVKITDGPFKDSVGAITEIDLEAGKMQVSVSLFGRDTPIELEFWQAERVVE; from the coding sequence ATGCAGGATTCCCGGTGGTACGCGCTTCAGGTTTATTCGAACCAGGAAGCGAAGGTCAAGCTGTACCTTGATAAGTTTGCCGAGCATGAGGGAGTTGCAATCGAAGAAGTACTCGTTCCCTCGGAAAAGGTCATCGAAATCAAGAACGGGAAAAAATATCATCGGACAAAAAAGTTCTACCCGGGCTACGTCTTTATCAAGATGAAGCTCTATGATGACCACGATCAGCTGTTACAGTCACAGTGGTACTTTGTTCGCAATGCACAGGGGGTCTTGAACTTTGTAGGGGGCGATAAACCTGTTCCATTACGTGAGGACGAGGTTAAGCGAATTTTAGCGCAAGCGAAGGCGGCAGAAACCGCGGCGCCGGTCCGTCGAGTTGCATTTGAAGTTGGGGATAAGGTTAAAATTACCGATGGTCCGTTTAAGGACTCGGTCGGTGCGATTACGGAGATTGATTTAGAAGCGGGAAAGATGCAGGTTTCGGTATCGCTATTTGGACGGGATACGCCGATTGAATTAGAATTTTGGCAGGCAGAAAGGGTTGTTGAGTAA
- the secE gene encoding preprotein translocase subunit SecE, producing the protein MKNPFRKLGVFFGEVVGELRKATWPTPKECRHYVAVVLIGMALLGSYVAMVDFSLIQVVDLFSNWMRGALG; encoded by the coding sequence ATGAAGAATCCGTTTAGAAAGTTAGGGGTGTTTTTCGGGGAGGTCGTCGGCGAACTTCGTAAAGCGACGTGGCCGACCCCGAAGGAGTGCCGTCACTATGTCGCCGTCGTTCTTATTGGAATGGCGCTCTTAGGGAGTTACGTTGCGATGGTCGATTTTTCGCTTATCCAGGTGGTCGATCTCTTCAGTAACTGGATGCGCGGAGCGCTTGGATGA
- a CDS encoding ATP-dependent helicase has translation MAIAFQEELNAEQYEAVISRSPTNLILAGAGTGKTRTLTYRVAWLLSQGVAPENILLLTFTNKAAREMLQRVEALTGVESVLFYGGTFHHICQRLLRRHLEHPNFAILDEDDALALFNEAIRDVAPEFSKNKNNPTGRVLFEIVSYARNSMRSINYVIEERHPYMIDHAGVLNQFVDRYQAIKEEQNVFDYDDLLCRFVQILNDDPEIAMQYSHQFQHILVDEYQDTNPIQLKMVDLMARDEQLFAVGDDAQCIYTWRGADIRSITEFSKKYRQTKVTKIQTNYRSTPEILALANEIPVSEKFEYTKILRSTKASFHRPWLVSVLDARQQASFIIKRIMGLQGEGYSLSDIAVLYRAHYQSMELQIELSRNNIPYTITSGIRFFEQAHVKDVLAFLRFVVNPNDARAFIRLLCRFPRVGEKTAERLLWTFHARAEATKKNIFELFDDAEVIAKIPPTALEFWWPLRRVLTGLYQGSTAFRPDDPPAPLPEDLFVYAAQKNEVKAPIVEPFENIGQMIDFILDGEYMDYLQKTYSNWQTRCDDLSGFSVFCNKFQDLSELIQQVTLLQSESNETGEEALPTLRLSTIHQAKGLEFGAVFVLNLNENSFPLKRSIEADDLGEERRLFYVAVTRAKRELYLCVPSQVVVDQKKTRFPIPLQQSRFLNEVSHKTYEVLEITRPRVWSGRPGSNR, from the coding sequence ATGGCGATCGCGTTTCAAGAAGAGCTCAATGCCGAGCAATACGAGGCCGTTATTTCTAGAAGTCCGACAAACCTCATTTTGGCTGGTGCCGGTACCGGGAAAACGCGTACGTTGACTTATCGCGTAGCGTGGTTGCTCTCACAGGGCGTTGCTCCTGAAAATATCCTTTTATTGACGTTTACCAATAAAGCGGCCCGGGAAATGCTCCAGCGTGTCGAAGCGCTAACGGGCGTTGAAAGTGTCCTTTTTTATGGTGGGACATTTCATCATATTTGCCAACGGCTGTTGAGGAGGCATCTCGAGCATCCGAATTTTGCAATCCTGGATGAGGACGACGCGCTCGCACTTTTTAATGAAGCGATTCGTGATGTCGCGCCGGAGTTTTCGAAGAACAAAAATAACCCGACGGGCCGCGTACTCTTTGAAATCGTCAGCTATGCCCGTAATTCGATGCGTTCCATCAACTATGTCATTGAAGAGCGCCATCCGTATATGATCGATCACGCCGGTGTTTTAAACCAGTTCGTTGACCGTTACCAAGCGATTAAAGAAGAGCAGAACGTATTCGATTACGACGATCTCCTATGTCGGTTTGTGCAGATTTTGAACGACGATCCCGAGATCGCGATGCAGTATAGCCATCAATTTCAGCATATTCTTGTCGATGAGTACCAGGATACAAATCCGATTCAGCTCAAGATGGTCGATTTAATGGCGCGCGACGAACAACTGTTTGCGGTTGGCGATGATGCGCAATGCATTTATACCTGGCGTGGGGCGGATATTCGCAGCATCACGGAATTTTCTAAAAAATATCGCCAGACGAAAGTCACCAAAATCCAAACCAATTACCGCAGTACGCCGGAAATTTTAGCGCTTGCCAACGAGATTCCAGTTTCAGAAAAATTCGAATACACCAAAATTCTCCGTTCGACGAAAGCGAGTTTTCATCGGCCTTGGCTCGTTTCGGTGCTTGATGCACGTCAACAAGCGAGCTTTATTATTAAACGCATTATGGGTTTACAAGGGGAGGGCTATTCACTTTCCGACATTGCGGTGCTTTACCGTGCGCACTACCAGTCGATGGAGCTTCAGATAGAGCTTTCGAGAAACAACATTCCTTACACAATTACGAGCGGTATACGCTTTTTCGAGCAAGCGCATGTGAAAGACGTTTTAGCGTTTTTGCGCTTTGTAGTGAATCCTAATGACGCGCGTGCTTTTATCCGTTTATTGTGTCGATTCCCACGTGTAGGCGAAAAGACTGCCGAGCGGCTTTTATGGACGTTCCATGCTCGGGCCGAAGCGACAAAGAAAAACATCTTTGAGCTTTTTGATGATGCTGAGGTAATTGCTAAAATACCGCCGACAGCGCTCGAATTTTGGTGGCCGCTACGGAGGGTTTTAACGGGCCTCTACCAGGGATCGACGGCATTTCGTCCCGATGATCCACCCGCTCCCTTACCCGAAGATCTCTTTGTGTATGCTGCGCAAAAAAATGAAGTCAAAGCGCCAATCGTCGAACCCTTTGAGAACATCGGTCAGATGATCGATTTTATCTTAGATGGGGAATATATGGATTATCTCCAAAAGACGTATTCGAATTGGCAGACGCGGTGTGATGATCTTTCGGGGTTTTCGGTCTTTTGTAATAAATTTCAGGATCTATCGGAACTCATTCAACAGGTAACGCTCTTACAGTCCGAATCTAATGAGACGGGTGAGGAGGCACTGCCAACGCTTCGATTAAGTACGATTCACCAGGCGAAGGGGCTTGAGTTTGGGGCGGTTTTTGTGCTCAATCTTAATGAAAATAGCTTTCCACTTAAACGTTCTATTGAGGCAGATGACCTCGGCGAAGAGCGGCGATTATTTTATGTAGCGGTGACGCGTGCGAAACGAGAGCTTTATCTATGCGTTCCCAGTCAAGTGGTTGTGGATCAGAAGAAAACACGCTTTCCGATTCCGCTGCAACAAAGCCGTTTCTTAAATGAAGTGAGCCACAAGACCTACGAGGTTTTAGAAATTACACGTCCACGTGTATGGTCGGGGCGACCGGGTTCGAACCGATGA
- the rplJ gene encoding 50S ribosomal protein L10, with translation MRAEKAFLVEEVSSHLGRSDYVYLANFTGVTVAAISALRKDLAKDGAECHIVKNNILKIALQESGCEALDAACFEGHTAIITGGENPSGVAKTLFQFAKGNDDKMPVKGGALSKHVLSAAEIKALSELPSLEVLRAQVLALFNTPAQQLVRVLNAVPQGVVNVLQAKAQKE, from the coding sequence ATGAGAGCGGAAAAAGCATTTTTAGTCGAAGAGGTTTCGAGTCACCTTGGGAGGTCCGATTACGTCTACTTGGCGAATTTCACCGGTGTGACAGTAGCTGCAATTTCAGCGTTGCGCAAAGATCTCGCGAAGGATGGTGCCGAGTGCCATATCGTTAAAAATAACATTTTAAAGATCGCACTTCAGGAAAGCGGCTGTGAGGCGTTGGACGCTGCTTGCTTCGAGGGGCATACAGCGATTATCACTGGGGGTGAAAACCCATCGGGCGTCGCAAAAACGCTGTTCCAGTTCGCCAAGGGCAACGACGATAAGATGCCGGTCAAAGGCGGTGCATTGTCGAAACACGTCCTATCGGCTGCGGAAATTAAGGCACTCTCCGAGCTTCCGTCACTCGAGGTTCTTCGGGCTCAAGTCCTGGCGCTCTTCAATACGCCGGCGCAGCAGTTGGTTCGGGTACTCAACGCAGTACCTCAGGGGGTCGTCAACGTATTACAGGCAAAGGCGCAAAAGGAATAA
- the rplA gene encoding 50S ribosomal protein L1 → MKKRSKRQRQGQEVADLSQYFSVENAVALLEKMPKARFDETVELSFHLGVDPKQSDQMVRGVVSLPNGSGKKVRVLVFTEKPEEALSAGADFAGLEDLIEKIQGGWLDFDVAISTTSAMKQARNVARILGPRGIMPNPKSGTVSDDVVSVIHEVKAGRVEFKMDKTGSMSVVVGKRSFDAPKLTENIRVAVDAILKAKPASVSGNFVKSAVLTATMSPGIKLEPSVYSAA, encoded by the coding sequence ATGAAAAAACGAAGCAAGCGTCAGAGACAAGGGCAGGAGGTCGCTGATTTAAGTCAGTACTTTTCTGTAGAAAATGCCGTTGCACTGCTCGAAAAAATGCCGAAGGCTCGTTTTGATGAGACGGTGGAGCTCTCGTTCCATCTCGGGGTTGATCCGAAGCAGAGTGACCAGATGGTCCGCGGGGTTGTTAGTCTTCCGAACGGTAGTGGAAAAAAAGTACGTGTTCTCGTATTTACCGAAAAGCCAGAAGAGGCCCTTTCGGCTGGAGCAGACTTTGCAGGTCTCGAAGATCTAATCGAAAAAATCCAGGGCGGTTGGCTCGACTTTGATGTCGCGATTTCCACCACCTCAGCGATGAAGCAAGCGCGCAATGTCGCGCGTATTCTCGGTCCTCGTGGGATTATGCCGAATCCGAAATCCGGAACGGTTTCTGACGACGTCGTCAGTGTAATCCATGAAGTGAAGGCTGGACGCGTTGAGTTCAAGATGGATAAGACAGGCAGCATGTCGGTAGTAGTCGGTAAGCGTTCGTTTGATGCGCCTAAGTTAACCGAAAATATCCGCGTTGCGGTCGATGCGATCCTAAAAGCGAAACCAGCAAGTGTTTCCGGTAATTTTGTGAAAAGTGCGGTCTTGACGGCGACAATGTCTCCGGGTATTAAGTTAGAACCGTCGGTTTATAGCGCTGCATAG
- the rpoB gene encoding DNA-directed RNA polymerase subunit beta, which translates to MADRINFGKLAEVVSPPNFIENQINSFKEFLQSGVAVGNRKNVGIESVFRDFFPVESYDGKCRLEYVSYRMGEPRHNEDFCVRDGTTYGASLYVTLRLCEEGEMREEEIYFGELPVMGSRGSFVINGAERVVVSQLHRSPGINFEETIHASGKSLHAFRIIPDRGTWLEVQFDQSDLLYVYLDRRRRRRKFLLTTLLRAFGNSSDHDVLRLFYRIENKKVSALYSAANLANYILIDDVVDAKEGVVLARAHEVLSKGLLQAFEGAGIEKIEVVNVEIDDGLIVRTLKKDPTKNTEDALREIYKRLRPGEPVTANNAAGMMSRLFLERKRYDLGRVGRKKLNQKLGLNKDLEDRLIDTADIVAATKYLCRLRKGEEVVDDIDHLGNRRVRNVGELLVNQCRAGLSRMERLIRERMALFDNSVDTIVPQKLVNPKIFMAAVRDFFARSQLSQFMDQINPLSELAHKRRLSALGPGGLSRERAGFEVRDVHMSHYGRICPIETPEGPNIGLINSLSIFARVNEFGFIETPYRVVKKGKVTDEVVYLDATDEAGHIIAQANSEMDKNGHLLGLVAARQRDMILEVEPEKVDYMDVSPKQVISVAAGLIPFLEHDDTSRALMGSNMQRQGVPLLSPEAPFVGTGLERKAAVDSKSVVSSLSEGVVASVDATRIVVTPDGTLPKKFDAKGNPNAGIFVYNLRKFIRSNAATCFNQRPIVQKGQKVQIGDPLADGAGTDQGELALGRNVLVAFMPWNGYNFQDAIILSDRLVKEDVFTSVHIEEFEVIARDTKLGAEEITRDIPNVGDEALKNLNRDGIIRIGAEVKAGDILVGKITPKSETDLAPEEKLLRAIFGEKAADVKDTSLLVPPGCEGIVMDVKFSSNIDHEKEEASESDIRRRVKKANEEFRGQLERLQDDLTESLSSILLGEKIPLDISNSDSGEVIIPANRKITKTLLRRIAACFDTLSIPASPVKNRILEIVDAYRQKFIDLENERVQKIEAIEAGDIGESGIIKNVKVYIANKRKIHVGDKMAGRHGNKGVVSKVVHREDMPFLPDGTPVDVILNPLGVPSRMNVGQVLETHLGWVCQKLGIKIATPVFDGVPESEVHAYLKKAGLPESGKTVLYDGRTGEPFDQEVVVGCMYMMKLNHLVADKIHARAVGPYSLITQQPLGGKAQYGGQRLGEMEVWALEAYGAAYTLQEMLTIKSDDVQGRTKAYESIVKGDKSLQAGMPQSFNVLLKEIQSLCLDIRLEHEEVADA; encoded by the coding sequence ATGGCTGATAGAATTAACTTCGGTAAGTTGGCAGAGGTCGTAAGTCCGCCCAATTTCATAGAAAATCAGATCAATTCTTTTAAGGAGTTTTTACAGAGTGGTGTCGCTGTTGGAAACCGGAAAAACGTCGGGATCGAGAGCGTATTTCGGGACTTTTTCCCCGTTGAGAGCTACGACGGAAAGTGCCGACTGGAGTATGTCTCCTACCGCATGGGCGAGCCTCGACATAACGAAGACTTTTGTGTCCGCGATGGGACGACCTATGGTGCATCGCTCTACGTGACCCTTCGACTATGCGAAGAAGGTGAGATGCGCGAGGAGGAAATCTACTTTGGCGAACTACCGGTTATGGGCAGCCGTGGATCCTTTGTTATCAATGGTGCTGAACGCGTCGTTGTCAGCCAGCTCCATCGCTCTCCAGGGATTAACTTCGAAGAGACGATACACGCCAGTGGAAAATCACTTCATGCTTTTCGTATTATTCCAGACCGCGGGACGTGGTTAGAAGTCCAGTTCGACCAGAGTGATTTGCTGTATGTTTATCTTGACCGTCGCCGTCGCCGCCGTAAATTTTTATTAACGACCTTACTCCGCGCGTTTGGTAATAGCTCCGACCACGATGTCCTTCGTTTGTTTTACCGAATTGAGAATAAAAAGGTCAGTGCCCTTTACTCGGCTGCCAACTTGGCAAATTACATTTTGATCGACGATGTTGTTGATGCAAAAGAAGGTGTTGTGCTTGCGCGCGCGCATGAGGTTTTATCTAAAGGACTCCTCCAGGCCTTTGAGGGAGCAGGTATCGAAAAGATTGAAGTCGTAAATGTCGAGATTGATGACGGCTTGATTGTTCGGACGCTTAAAAAAGATCCTACCAAAAATACCGAGGACGCGTTGCGGGAAATTTATAAGCGTCTCCGACCTGGAGAACCGGTGACGGCTAATAACGCCGCCGGTATGATGTCGAGACTCTTCTTAGAGCGGAAACGCTACGATTTGGGGCGCGTCGGGCGGAAGAAATTAAACCAAAAACTTGGGCTCAATAAAGATCTCGAGGATCGTTTAATTGATACTGCAGATATCGTGGCCGCGACGAAGTACCTGTGTCGGCTACGGAAGGGTGAGGAGGTCGTCGATGATATCGATCACCTCGGTAACCGTCGCGTACGTAATGTTGGTGAACTCTTGGTAAACCAGTGTCGCGCGGGATTGAGCCGAATGGAACGGCTGATCCGTGAACGTATGGCGCTCTTTGATAACAGTGTCGATACGATTGTGCCGCAGAAGCTCGTCAATCCCAAGATCTTTATGGCGGCAGTTCGGGATTTCTTTGCCCGAAGCCAACTCTCACAGTTCATGGATCAGATCAATCCGCTTTCGGAACTCGCCCACAAGCGTCGTCTATCGGCATTGGGCCCTGGAGGTCTGAGCCGGGAGCGCGCGGGATTTGAGGTCCGCGATGTGCACATGTCGCATTATGGTCGGATCTGCCCGATCGAGACTCCGGAAGGTCCCAATATCGGTCTCATTAACTCGTTAAGTATTTTTGCGCGTGTCAACGAATTTGGTTTCATAGAGACGCCGTACCGTGTGGTTAAAAAAGGGAAGGTAACGGACGAGGTCGTATATCTTGACGCGACGGACGAAGCGGGGCATATTATTGCCCAAGCAAACTCGGAGATGGACAAAAATGGCCATCTGTTAGGACTCGTTGCCGCTCGTCAACGCGATATGATTCTCGAGGTCGAACCCGAGAAGGTGGATTACATGGATGTGTCGCCGAAGCAGGTCATTTCCGTAGCGGCGGGTCTGATTCCGTTCCTAGAGCACGATGATACCTCACGGGCGTTGATGGGATCGAACATGCAACGTCAGGGGGTTCCGTTATTGTCGCCAGAGGCTCCATTTGTTGGGACTGGTCTCGAGCGGAAAGCTGCGGTTGATTCAAAAAGCGTTGTATCGTCACTCAGCGAAGGTGTTGTGGCATCGGTGGATGCGACGCGGATCGTGGTCACGCCTGATGGGACATTGCCTAAAAAGTTCGACGCTAAGGGGAATCCCAACGCCGGGATTTTTGTTTATAATTTGCGTAAATTTATCCGTTCGAACGCGGCGACGTGCTTTAATCAGCGGCCAATTGTTCAAAAGGGACAAAAGGTCCAGATCGGGGACCCATTAGCGGATGGCGCAGGAACAGATCAGGGCGAGCTTGCGTTGGGAAGAAACGTATTGGTCGCATTCATGCCGTGGAATGGGTACAACTTCCAAGACGCAATCATTTTAAGTGACCGCCTCGTGAAGGAGGATGTCTTTACCTCAGTTCACATCGAAGAGTTCGAGGTGATCGCACGCGATACGAAGCTTGGAGCGGAAGAGATTACCCGTGATATCCCGAATGTCGGCGATGAGGCGCTGAAGAATTTGAACCGCGATGGGATTATTCGTATTGGTGCGGAGGTCAAAGCGGGTGATATTCTTGTCGGAAAGATTACACCCAAAAGCGAAACCGATCTCGCCCCAGAAGAGAAACTATTGCGGGCGATCTTTGGGGAAAAAGCGGCCGACGTTAAAGATACGTCGTTGCTCGTCCCACCGGGGTGCGAGGGGATCGTGATGGACGTCAAGTTTTCGAGCAATATTGATCACGAAAAGGAAGAAGCTTCGGAGTCCGATATCCGTCGTCGCGTTAAGAAGGCGAATGAGGAGTTTCGGGGTCAGCTTGAGCGCTTACAGGACGATCTTACGGAATCGCTATCGAGCATTTTGTTGGGGGAAAAGATCCCGCTCGACATTTCGAATAGCGATAGTGGCGAAGTGATCATTCCGGCGAATCGGAAAATCACCAAGACCTTATTACGGCGAATCGCGGCATGTTTTGATACGCTTTCGATTCCGGCGTCACCGGTCAAAAACCGAATTTTAGAGATCGTCGACGCATACCGCCAAAAATTTATCGATTTGGAGAACGAGCGTGTTCAGAAGATCGAAGCCATCGAGGCTGGCGATATCGGTGAGAGCGGCATTATTAAAAACGTCAAAGTTTATATCGCCAATAAACGAAAGATCCACGTCGGTGATAAGATGGCGGGACGTCACGGTAACAAGGGTGTTGTTTCAAAGGTTGTTCACCGCGAGGATATGCCATTTTTACCGGATGGGACACCAGTTGATGTTATTTTGAACCCATTGGGTGTTCCGAGCCGTATGAATGTCGGACAGGTTTTGGAGACACACCTCGGTTGGGTGTGCCAAAAGCTCGGTATCAAGATCGCGACACCGGTATTTGACGGTGTTCCAGAATCCGAAGTTCATGCGTATTTGAAAAAAGCCGGGTTACCAGAAAGCGGAAAAACGGTGCTCTACGATGGACGGACAGGAGAACCCTTTGACCAGGAAGTCGTCGTTGGGTGTATGTACATGATGAAGCTCAATCACTTAGTTGCCGATAAGATTCACGCCCGTGCCGTTGGTCCGTACAGTCTCATTACTCAGCAGCCGCTGGGCGGTAAAGCGCAGTATGGTGGGCAGCGACTGGGAGAGATGGAGGTCTGGGCGCTCGAGGCGTACGGTGCGGCGTACACATTGCAAGAAATGCTGACGATCAAATCGGATGATGTCCAAGGTCGTACGAAGGCGTATGAGTCGATCGTTAAGGGTGATAAATCGCTTCAAGCCGGGATGCCGCAGTCGTTTAATGTATTGTTAAAAGAAATCCAGAGCCTCTGTCTCGACATCCGACTCGAGCATGAGGAGGTCGCGGACGCGTAA
- a CDS encoding NAD(P)-dependent oxidoreductase — translation MNILMTGAAGYIATHCAKRLRSAEHTLFGIDFFPISDLTLFEKTYRGDAGNQFLLKQIFQDHGIECILYASGSNDFPNWAQDPAKLYSNDLFGLLFLLAAAAEKNVKKFVYLSTTQVYAPSAHIRAREDLTPYPSTTFGKVKYAAESMISAFAEAHGLRYVILRLGDVLGANPMAPASALGHPLLSRLFQSKPIYDRPYAFVHVEDVVQAIMLALASLNHKEHSIYNITAPDVTPCPEFLEKVATVLHQSLAEVKKVPNNHAPTRIDTYRAQRELNWHLQYPDLDYMISSTSDWLQHHGKR, via the coding sequence ATGAACATTTTAATGACGGGCGCCGCAGGCTATATTGCTACACACTGTGCAAAGCGGCTACGTTCCGCAGAACATACGCTCTTTGGGATCGATTTTTTTCCAATTTCCGATCTAACCTTATTTGAAAAAACATACCGCGGGGATGCAGGAAATCAATTTCTTCTGAAACAAATTTTTCAGGACCATGGTATTGAATGTATCCTCTATGCCTCCGGCTCCAACGACTTTCCCAACTGGGCTCAAGATCCCGCGAAGCTCTACAGCAACGATCTCTTTGGACTGCTGTTTTTACTCGCCGCGGCTGCCGAAAAGAACGTCAAAAAATTTGTCTATCTCTCAACGACTCAAGTCTATGCACCTTCCGCACACATACGCGCCCGAGAAGATCTAACACCCTATCCCTCGACAACCTTTGGCAAGGTCAAATACGCGGCCGAATCGATGATTTCCGCATTTGCCGAAGCCCACGGATTACGGTATGTTATTCTCCGGCTCGGCGATGTTTTAGGAGCCAATCCGATGGCCCCCGCAAGTGCTTTAGGTCATCCCCTCTTGAGTCGTCTCTTTCAATCAAAACCGATTTACGATCGCCCGTATGCATTTGTGCACGTGGAAGATGTCGTTCAAGCGATCATGCTCGCACTTGCTTCACTCAATCATAAAGAGCACAGCATTTACAATATCACTGCTCCAGACGTCACTCCCTGCCCGGAGTTTCTTGAAAAGGTAGCGACCGTTCTGCATCAATCTCTCGCTGAAGTCAAAAAAGTTCCCAACAATCATGCACCGACACGCATCGACACCTACCGTGCGCAACGTGAGCTCAATTGGCACTTGCAATACCCCGATCTCGACTACATGATCAGTTCGACTTCAGACTGGCTTCAACACCATGGGAAACGTTAA
- the rplK gene encoding 50S ribosomal protein L11: MAKKVVKQIKLQLPAGVANPAPPVGPALGAAGVNIMGFCKEFNAKTKDMAGMVIPAVISVYADRSFSFILKSPPASVLLQKAAGVAKGSGVPNRNKIGKVTRKQLEEIVEVKKADLNVEDVDAARRMIEGTARSMGIEVVA, from the coding sequence ATGGCAAAAAAGGTCGTTAAGCAAATTAAGTTACAGTTACCTGCGGGAGTGGCAAATCCGGCACCTCCGGTAGGCCCGGCACTCGGTGCGGCCGGTGTAAACATCATGGGCTTCTGTAAGGAATTTAACGCAAAAACCAAAGATATGGCGGGTATGGTCATTCCCGCGGTGATCTCGGTGTATGCGGATCGCTCATTTTCATTCATTTTAAAATCACCGCCGGCGTCGGTCCTCTTACAAAAAGCAGCGGGTGTTGCTAAGGGTTCCGGTGTTCCGAATCGGAATAAAATCGGTAAGGTGACGCGTAAACAGCTCGAAGAAATCGTCGAAGTCAAGAAGGCCGATCTCAATGTCGAAGATGTTGACGCTGCGCGCCGGATGATCGAAGGAACCGCCCGGAGTATGGGAATTGAGGTCGTCGCGTAA
- the tuf gene encoding elongation factor Tu produces MAKETFERKKPHVNVGTIGHVDHGKSTLTTAILKVQSDKGLAEFKSYADVTKGGTVRDSTKTVTIAVSHVEYETDKRHYAHVDCPGHADFVKNMITGAAQMDGAILVVSAADGPMPQTREHILLARQVGVPKLVVFLNKVDLLDDSELLDLVEMEIRDLLNKYEYDGDNITVIRGSALAALEGKPEGVAAIGQLLDALDSEIPEPQRDVDKPFLMSVEDVFSITGRGTVATGRIERGTIKVGEEVEIVGLGETKKTTCTGVEMFRKLLDEGRAGDNVGLLLRGLEKKEVERGQVIAKPKSITPHFKAKAEIYVLTKEEGGRKTPFFSGYRPQFFFGTADVTGVTTLPEGREMVMPGDNLNLTIDLQKTIAMEKGQRFAIREGGHTIGAGRITEIIE; encoded by the coding sequence ATGGCAAAAGAAACATTCGAGAGAAAGAAGCCTCACGTTAATGTGGGAACGATTGGTCACGTCGACCACGGTAAATCGACCTTGACGACCGCAATCCTCAAAGTGCAATCCGATAAGGGACTCGCGGAATTTAAGTCCTATGCGGATGTGACTAAAGGAGGTACCGTCCGTGACTCTACAAAAACGGTTACGATCGCGGTATCACACGTCGAGTACGAAACGGATAAGCGGCACTATGCCCACGTCGACTGCCCAGGACACGCAGACTTCGTTAAAAATATGATTACCGGTGCGGCCCAGATGGATGGTGCGATCCTCGTTGTCAGTGCTGCAGATGGTCCGATGCCGCAGACCCGCGAGCATATCCTTTTAGCCCGTCAGGTTGGAGTCCCGAAATTGGTCGTATTTTTAAATAAGGTCGACCTGCTCGATGATTCGGAACTCCTCGACCTCGTCGAAATGGAAATCCGTGACCTTTTGAACAAATACGAATATGACGGAGACAATATCACCGTTATTCGTGGTTCTGCACTGGCAGCCCTAGAAGGTAAGCCGGAAGGGGTAGCTGCAATTGGTCAGCTTCTCGATGCTTTAGATTCCGAGATTCCGGAACCTCAACGCGATGTGGATAAACCATTCTTAATGTCCGTTGAAGACGTCTTTTCCATTACCGGTCGTGGTACGGTTGCAACAGGTCGTATCGAGCGTGGAACAATTAAGGTTGGTGAAGAAGTTGAAATCGTCGGTCTTGGTGAAACGAAAAAGACAACCTGTACCGGTGTTGAAATGTTCCGTAAGCTCCTCGATGAAGGGCGTGCAGGCGATAACGTCGGACTCCTTCTTCGTGGCTTAGAGAAAAAAGAAGTCGAGCGTGGTCAGGTGATTGCCAAACCGAAAAGTATTACACCGCACTTCAAGGCGAAAGCTGAAATTTACGTTCTCACGAAAGAGGAAGGTGGCCGTAAGACTCCATTTTTCAGCGGATACCGTCCTCAGTTCTTCTTCGGAACAGCAGATGTAACGGGTGTGACAACGCTTCCGGAAGGCCGTGAAATGGTGATGCCAGGCGATAACCTCAACCTAACGATCGATCTCCAAAAGACGATCGCGATGGAAAAGGGGCAACGTTTTGCAATCCGTGAAGGTGGTCATACGATTGGTGCTGGCCGTATTACCGAAATTATTGAGTAA
- the rplL gene encoding 50S ribosomal protein L7/L12: MAEITKDQVIEWLSKQSVLEIAGLVKELEEKWGVSASAPVAAVAMPAGGGAAEAKEEKTEFDVVLSAAGDNKINVIKEVRAITGLGLKEAKDLVDGAPKTVKEAVSKTEAEEMKKKLEAAGAKVELK; encoded by the coding sequence ATGGCAGAAATTACAAAAGATCAGGTTATCGAGTGGTTAAGTAAGCAGTCTGTTTTAGAGATTGCGGGGCTCGTCAAAGAGCTTGAAGAGAAATGGGGCGTCAGTGCGAGTGCACCGGTCGCGGCAGTTGCGATGCCGGCAGGTGGTGGTGCGGCCGAAGCGAAAGAGGAGAAGACCGAGTTTGACGTCGTTCTTTCCGCAGCGGGCGATAATAAGATCAACGTCATCAAAGAGGTTCGTGCGATTACCGGCCTAGGCTTAAAGGAGGCAAAAGACCTCGTCGATGGTGCGCCCAAGACCGTCAAGGAAGCCGTTTCGAAGACGGAAGCCGAGGAGATGAAAAAGAAACTCGAAGCGGCCGGCGCCAAAGTGGAACTCAAGTAG